In one window of Streptosporangium album DNA:
- a CDS encoding RHS repeat-associated core domain-containing protein produces MTSEVAPSLGQSVSGVWTLPSEYPVFTAAISDVDRRPGVLEAEVEHDPAVAGQGSGLIWSGQSTTFGETCFTGQPCAASHTAPAAEGIQNGWSIRWRVRAVVQSTASPGAVVAGPWSDWQLARVDTAKPLVTGVSASTGQLTSGLWTLSSTTPYFSAYGTDPQTRSLKLEAQVEHDPSATAQGSGLIWSGNGSMSSGSCSTWSACSLQTPAVTAGKLKDGWLVRWRVRVSTSANVAGPWSEWQMARVDTSKPVVSDLSASTGQLASGLWTLSSTTPNFSAYGADPETRSLKLEAQVEHDPSAAGQGTGLIWSDSGQVSSGSCSTWSRCSLQTPAVTAGKLKDGWLIRWRVRVATSAGVASPWSEWQAARVDISKPVVSDLSVSTGQLASGLWTLSSTTPYFSAYGADPESRSLKLEAQVEHDPSAAGQRSGLIWSDSGQVSSGSCSTWSRCSLQTPAIPAGKLKDGWLVRWRVRVSTSANVAGPWSEWQMARVDTSKPVVSDLSASTGQLASGLWTLSSTTPYFSAYGADPESRSLKLDAEVEHDPSAAGQGTGLIWSDSGQVSSGSCATWSRCSLQTPTVTSGKLKDGWLVRWRVRASTSSGVASPWSEWQTATVQVSGTAGNGLGAVPATRGSDTWTLSSATPWLYAKVTDAGGSKLVLGAEIEHNPATGQGIGVIWSGKGATSYASSGNAWVQVPAGKLTDGMKIRWRVRGVTTAGAEGEWSAWQAATVDLRKPSVDGLGMNPAIRGTTSWTAESLTPSMYARVTDPDNRLSRLNVEVEHDPAKSEQGTGLIWTGTSDKEYASGTSAWAAVPADKLTDGWQIRWRARATTASGVSGPWSDWVYATVTALPFESFSPAHNSQVGTLTPVLSVNARPYNKGEVKYWFQLCAGSAPNWRWCKDSAEKTEDWTKEGVWQVVDARLKWGETYSWMAKAATTYTTVTSSWRTFTPVPEQGNINGLLAAGTQGREFNHVSGNYASTATDASVTTVGPPLSVNRTYNSLDPRTDGIFGAGWTTRWDMRIEEEPTGSLLVTYPGGEQLRFASMGNGAYAPPSGTFATMAAEQTGGWRLMDKSATSYWFEASGLLSKITDHRGRAQELTRGADGKLAKVAATGGRSLTFTWAGNHVASVSTDPVDGNPLTWTYAYEGDLLVKVCPPTSATACTTYEYGTGSRYKSVVTDSGPKYYYRLNEGETRTGTVVASAAGWNITEQQAKLNGTIPADLGARVPGALAGSPDTAMRFKGAATSTYVQLPADAISGQGGEPAVEAWFRTTTSGTVIGMQGADNGTPPSFVPVMYVGTDGKLRGQFGTGTSTTAHTPLTSTGAVNDGNWHHAVLSSVETRPASSTRPAEHTQTLYLDGAAVGTLAGEVQHDEMAETRIGSGYGSPAWPSSTTSTAPFPFNGDIDEVAVYGRPLSKAAVQRHFAAGKPQPQLTKVTQPSGRVWAVNVYNPDGGRLVTHTDSNGGTWKLSNPVYTKQTTLSTFATVTVTDPHDGVVTYVADAQRGYRQVSVTDQVGATTKWAYDVGGYPAKVIDPNGNVVELAFNARGNLLAKKTCRTAGANCSTEYYDYFVDVDKPFDARNDVKIGERDGRSASAADETYMTSWTYNSFGEETRTTTPATADFPAGRSTVKTYTDGTEPAVGGGTTPAGMVKSDKDYKGYETTYAFTAAGDLATETLPSGLVKKYTHDALGRVTATTEISEAFPEGVTTTVAYDGMGRVLSRTGPAVKNEVDGKTHTLRWSAGYNEDGLPMTETNEDLTGGDAPRRTVYTYDAYGRQATITGPEGSVETFAYDHKGQKISATDARGTTLAYTYTPRGEPATTVLKGWTGSPTAPQAATDIVLTSNAYDPAGRLASQTDAMGRTTAYTYYADNLPAETTAKGARLNGSDAVLDVVVDSKVYDAANHLIRQTTGNGTLRVEAAYDAAGRVVSQIVDPGKLNRVTTPVYDANGNIIKISLSAAGTDRVESVEYAYDAGDHPVRQTVHNDGQDLVTTLTVDDRGLVTATTDPRGNAAGADPAAYTTDVTYDSRGQKTQVRLPSVQVERAGAAPATQRPTAKIGYNTFGEPTQQVDPEGRLVSSTLDRVGRVVEQNLPTYTPPGGQPVSPKATTVYNAAGDAVSVTDPRGQTTTAVYDGLGRKVQVTAPRTGSAAAGVWNYGYDLLGEALWTTDPTGARAESTYDDLGRQITLTTIERKPSQAVYVTKMEYDDAGRVTKTTRPTGDTSIRTYDATGALAGQTDALGNTTTFGYDLAGRPTTTTNALGLTSKAGYDLAGRKTRIQELDDAGAVLRTHTIGYDLAGNATSQTSGEGHTTERLFDAANRLIEQREPISATEKITTTFGYDAAGAQTRSTDGRGNATYATYNSLGLLESMIEPSTAAHPDPADRTWTTLYDAGGNSVTSLLPGGVRVDRIFDELNRLVKQTGTGAEANTEDKTFGYDAAGRLTAAGDLNFTLNDRGLLLKTAGAGGDLNAYAYDANGRLAQRVDVTGTSTFTWDGADRLTQSIDPVSNTAIDYGYDKANRLTSMAYGTSGARRSYTYDALNRLTKDQLTTAAGGAIASIEYGYDLNDNLTSKTTTGTAGAGTNTYAYDQSNRLISWTAPGGTKTAYEWDASGNRVKAGDKTFTYDERNRLTSGDGHTYTYTARGTLLEDSAGIVRRTKFDAFDRLINDDAVTYGYDALDRMETRTQSGQTLSFAYEGVSNNLVAVTDANGAKRATFGRDALGRTLGINDGTGAQLAFSDLRGDLVGAFAANATALADSVAYDPFGEVITRTGPEHALGYQGGYTDPTTRMINMAARWYQPTTGSFVSRDTLTQNPDPSVQLNRYAYANNNPLTNVDLDGHKSTSKKNPVDTYEECKGQKKKSKTCGEIISDHNRCVKDYGKSYCKESEKEYTTCRKENGKSYCSATKDVYGDCRADAKSHMGVVSKGGSLGSCRDAASTYAECRAAVIDRPTCLDAKDNYIACRAEGSTRKVCIEDAGNYRTCRAGHPNSKEMCGNASDMYRGCRYGNKTSQPVCAAESDYYVKCRDQAKDANHNGCKSFAGSYSDCMSSKQYGNHSAQFCNTAYDSQMTCMKTDRVKDCNWVDDVYLECAKKMKGEQPCTQGGGFTGKKCNAKGGDCVYYLSNSAANLLAAGLGSITGFAEALCGVSAATIIGIPLGVVCGAAAGILGVATAVILNNNKGNGIWFKFKTGTYYDQQSGMFMPMIKELNIGSQ; encoded by the coding sequence GTGACGAGTGAGGTGGCGCCTTCGCTGGGTCAGTCGGTGTCGGGTGTGTGGACGTTGCCGAGTGAGTATCCGGTGTTCACGGCGGCGATCTCGGATGTTGATCGTCGGCCTGGTGTGCTGGAGGCCGAGGTCGAGCACGATCCGGCTGTGGCGGGTCAGGGCAGTGGGCTGATCTGGTCGGGGCAGAGCACCACGTTCGGGGAGACCTGCTTCACGGGCCAGCCGTGTGCGGCCTCGCACACGGCACCCGCGGCGGAGGGGATCCAGAACGGCTGGTCGATACGCTGGCGCGTGCGGGCCGTGGTGCAGTCCACCGCTTCTCCCGGCGCGGTGGTGGCGGGTCCGTGGTCGGACTGGCAACTGGCGCGGGTGGACACCGCCAAGCCGCTCGTGACGGGGGTGTCGGCCTCGACGGGACAGCTCACCTCCGGGTTGTGGACGTTGTCGTCCACAACCCCGTACTTCTCCGCCTACGGCACCGACCCTCAGACGCGGTCGTTGAAGCTGGAGGCGCAGGTCGAGCACGACCCGTCGGCCACCGCCCAGGGGAGCGGGCTGATCTGGTCCGGAAACGGCTCGATGTCGAGCGGATCGTGCTCGACCTGGAGCGCCTGCTCGCTGCAGACCCCTGCCGTGACCGCGGGCAAGCTCAAGGACGGGTGGCTGGTCCGCTGGCGCGTCCGCGTCTCCACCTCTGCCAACGTGGCGGGACCGTGGTCGGAGTGGCAGATGGCGCGGGTGGACACCTCCAAGCCGGTCGTGTCGGACCTGTCCGCCTCGACGGGGCAGCTCGCCTCCGGGTTGTGGACGTTGTCCTCCACGACCCCGAACTTCTCGGCCTACGGCGCCGACCCCGAGACGCGGTCGTTGAAGCTGGAGGCGCAGGTCGAGCATGACCCGTCCGCCGCCGGGCAGGGCACCGGGCTGATCTGGAGCGACAGCGGGCAGGTGTCGAGCGGTTCGTGCTCGACCTGGAGCCGCTGCTCGTTGCAGACTCCTGCCGTCACGGCCGGGAAGCTGAAGGACGGCTGGTTGATTCGCTGGCGCGTCCGCGTCGCCACCTCGGCCGGTGTGGCGAGCCCGTGGTCGGAATGGCAGGCCGCCCGGGTGGACATCTCCAAGCCGGTCGTGTCGGACCTGTCCGTCTCGACGGGGCAGCTCGCCTCCGGGTTGTGGACGTTGTCGTCCACGACCCCATATTTCTCGGCCTACGGCGCCGACCCGGAGTCGCGGTCGTTGAAGCTGGAGGCGCAGGTCGAGCATGACCCGTCCGCCGCCGGGCAGCGCAGCGGGCTGATCTGGAGCGACAGCGGGCAGGTGTCGAGCGGTTCGTGCTCGACCTGGAGCCGCTGCTCGCTGCAGACTCCCGCCATCCCGGCCGGGAAACTCAAGGACGGGTGGCTGGTCCGCTGGCGCGTCCGCGTCTCCACCTCTGCCAACGTGGCGGGACCGTGGTCGGAGTGGCAGATGGCGCGGGTGGACACCTCCAAGCCGGTCGTGTCCGACCTGTCCGCCTCGACGGGGCAGCTCGCCTCCGGGTTGTGGACGTTGTCGTCCACGACCCCATATTTCTCGGCCTACGGCGCCGACCCGGAGTCGCGGTCGTTGAAGCTGGACGCGGAGGTCGAGCATGACCCGTCCGCCGCCGGGCAGGGCACCGGGCTGATCTGGAGCGACAGCGGGCAGGTGTCGAGCGGTTCGTGCGCCACCTGGAGCCGCTGCTCGCTGCAGACCCCCACGGTGACGTCCGGCAAGCTGAAGGACGGCTGGCTGGTCCGCTGGCGCGTCCGGGCGTCGACGTCGTCCGGCGTGGCCAGTCCGTGGTCGGAATGGCAGACGGCGACGGTCCAGGTGAGCGGCACCGCGGGGAACGGCTTGGGCGCCGTCCCGGCCACGCGCGGCAGCGACACGTGGACGCTCTCCTCGGCCACCCCATGGCTGTACGCGAAGGTGACCGACGCCGGCGGCTCGAAGCTGGTGCTGGGCGCGGAGATCGAGCACAACCCCGCGACCGGCCAGGGCATCGGCGTGATCTGGTCCGGCAAGGGAGCCACGAGCTACGCCTCCAGCGGCAACGCCTGGGTGCAGGTGCCGGCAGGCAAGCTGACCGACGGCATGAAGATCCGCTGGCGGGTCCGCGGCGTCACCACCGCGGGCGCCGAAGGCGAGTGGTCGGCGTGGCAGGCCGCCACCGTGGACCTGCGCAAGCCCAGCGTGGACGGCCTGGGCATGAACCCGGCCATCCGCGGCACCACCTCCTGGACCGCCGAGTCGCTCACTCCGTCGATGTACGCCAGGGTGACCGACCCGGACAACCGGCTCAGCAGGCTGAACGTCGAGGTCGAGCACGACCCGGCCAAGAGCGAGCAGGGCACCGGCCTGATCTGGACCGGCACCTCGGACAAGGAGTACGCCTCCGGCACCAGCGCCTGGGCGGCCGTCCCCGCCGACAAGCTGACCGACGGCTGGCAGATCCGCTGGCGCGCCCGCGCCACCACCGCCTCCGGCGTCTCCGGGCCCTGGTCGGACTGGGTGTACGCGACCGTGACGGCCCTGCCGTTCGAGTCGTTCTCCCCGGCCCACAACAGCCAGGTCGGCACCCTGACGCCGGTGCTGTCGGTCAACGCCCGCCCCTACAACAAGGGCGAGGTCAAGTACTGGTTCCAGCTCTGCGCGGGCAGCGCGCCCAACTGGCGCTGGTGCAAGGACTCGGCGGAGAAGACCGAGGACTGGACCAAGGAAGGCGTCTGGCAGGTGGTCGATGCCCGGCTGAAGTGGGGCGAGACGTACTCGTGGATGGCGAAGGCCGCCACCACGTACACCACGGTCACCTCGTCGTGGCGGACCTTCACCCCCGTTCCCGAGCAGGGCAACATCAACGGCCTGCTGGCCGCCGGCACGCAAGGTCGCGAGTTCAACCATGTCTCTGGCAACTACGCGTCCACGGCGACGGACGCCTCGGTGACGACGGTGGGGCCGCCGCTGTCGGTGAACCGTACGTACAACAGCCTGGACCCGCGGACCGACGGCATCTTCGGCGCCGGGTGGACGACCCGCTGGGACATGCGCATCGAGGAGGAGCCGACCGGGAGCCTGCTGGTGACCTATCCGGGCGGCGAGCAGCTGCGGTTCGCGTCCATGGGCAACGGCGCCTACGCGCCGCCGTCGGGGACGTTCGCGACGATGGCCGCCGAGCAGACCGGTGGCTGGCGCCTGATGGACAAGTCGGCCACCTCCTACTGGTTCGAGGCCTCGGGCCTCCTCTCGAAGATCACCGATCATCGGGGGCGGGCGCAGGAGCTGACCCGCGGCGCCGACGGCAAGCTGGCCAAGGTGGCCGCGACGGGCGGCAGGTCGCTGACGTTCACCTGGGCCGGCAATCACGTCGCGAGCGTCTCCACCGACCCGGTGGACGGCAACCCGCTCACCTGGACCTACGCCTACGAGGGCGACCTGCTGGTCAAGGTGTGCCCGCCGACCTCGGCGACGGCCTGCACGACCTACGAGTACGGGACAGGCTCGCGGTACAAGAGCGTGGTCACCGACTCCGGGCCGAAGTACTACTACCGGCTGAACGAGGGCGAGACCCGTACCGGCACCGTCGTCGCCAGCGCAGCGGGCTGGAACATCACCGAGCAGCAGGCCAAGCTGAACGGGACCATCCCGGCGGACCTCGGCGCGCGGGTGCCGGGCGCGCTGGCCGGCTCGCCGGACACCGCGATGCGTTTCAAGGGGGCGGCGACCTCGACGTACGTGCAGCTCCCGGCCGATGCGATCAGCGGTCAGGGCGGCGAGCCGGCGGTGGAAGCGTGGTTCAGGACCACCACGTCCGGCACGGTCATCGGGATGCAGGGCGCGGACAACGGCACGCCTCCGTCGTTCGTGCCGGTGATGTACGTGGGCACCGACGGCAAGCTGCGCGGCCAGTTCGGCACCGGCACTTCCACCACCGCGCACACCCCGCTCACCTCCACCGGTGCGGTGAACGACGGCAACTGGCACCATGCGGTGCTGTCGTCGGTGGAGACCAGGCCCGCCTCGAGCACGAGGCCCGCCGAACACACGCAGACCCTCTACCTGGACGGCGCCGCAGTGGGCACGCTGGCCGGCGAGGTCCAGCACGACGAGATGGCGGAGACCCGGATCGGGTCCGGGTACGGCTCCCCGGCCTGGCCGTCGAGCACCACCAGCACCGCGCCGTTCCCGTTCAACGGCGACATCGACGAGGTCGCGGTCTACGGCAGGCCCCTGAGCAAGGCGGCCGTGCAGCGGCACTTCGCGGCAGGCAAGCCGCAGCCGCAGCTCACCAAGGTAACCCAGCCGTCGGGCCGCGTGTGGGCGGTCAACGTCTACAACCCGGACGGCGGCCGGCTGGTGACGCACACCGACTCCAACGGCGGCACCTGGAAGCTGTCGAACCCGGTGTACACCAAGCAGACCACCCTCTCCACCTTCGCGACCGTGACGGTGACCGACCCGCACGACGGCGTCGTCACCTACGTCGCCGACGCGCAGCGTGGCTACCGGCAGGTGTCGGTGACCGACCAGGTCGGAGCGACCACGAAGTGGGCCTATGACGTGGGCGGATACCCGGCCAAGGTGATCGACCCGAACGGCAACGTGGTCGAGCTGGCGTTCAACGCCCGTGGGAACCTGCTGGCGAAGAAGACCTGCAGAACGGCGGGCGCGAACTGCTCGACCGAGTACTACGACTACTTCGTCGACGTCGACAAGCCGTTCGACGCCCGCAACGACGTGAAGATCGGTGAGCGGGACGGCCGGTCCGCCTCGGCCGCCGACGAGACCTACATGACCTCGTGGACGTACAACTCGTTCGGAGAGGAGACCAGGACCACGACTCCGGCGACGGCGGACTTCCCGGCCGGGCGCAGCACGGTCAAGACCTACACCGACGGTACCGAGCCGGCCGTCGGCGGCGGCACGACGCCCGCGGGCATGGTGAAGTCAGACAAAGACTACAAGGGCTACGAGACCACGTACGCCTTCACCGCCGCCGGCGACCTCGCGACGGAGACGCTGCCGTCCGGGCTGGTCAAGAAGTACACCCATGACGCCCTTGGGAGGGTGACCGCCACGACGGAGATCTCCGAGGCGTTCCCCGAGGGGGTCACGACCACGGTCGCCTACGACGGGATGGGACGAGTGCTGTCCAGGACCGGCCCTGCCGTCAAGAACGAGGTGGACGGCAAGACGCACACGCTGCGCTGGTCGGCGGGTTACAACGAGGACGGCCTGCCGATGACGGAGACCAATGAGGACCTGACCGGAGGGGACGCGCCGCGCAGGACCGTCTACACCTACGACGCCTACGGCAGGCAGGCGACGATCACCGGGCCCGAGGGGAGCGTGGAGACGTTCGCCTACGACCACAAGGGTCAGAAGATCTCCGCCACCGACGCACGGGGCACGACGCTGGCGTACACCTACACCCCGCGTGGCGAGCCGGCCACGACGGTGCTGAAGGGCTGGACCGGCAGCCCCACCGCGCCGCAGGCGGCCACGGACATCGTGCTGACCTCGAACGCCTACGACCCGGCTGGACGGCTGGCCTCGCAGACCGACGCCATGGGCCGCACCACCGCCTACACCTACTACGCCGACAACCTGCCGGCGGAGACGACGGCCAAGGGCGCCAGGTTGAACGGGTCGGATGCCGTGCTGGACGTGGTGGTGGACTCGAAGGTGTATGACGCCGCGAACCACCTCATCCGCCAGACCACCGGCAACGGCACACTGCGGGTGGAGGCCGCCTACGACGCGGCCGGACGGGTCGTCTCTCAAATCGTGGACCCGGGCAAGTTGAACCGGGTCACCACACCCGTCTACGACGCCAACGGCAACATCATCAAGATCAGCCTGTCCGCGGCGGGCACCGACCGCGTCGAGTCCGTCGAGTACGCCTACGACGCAGGCGACCACCCTGTCCGGCAAACCGTGCACAACGACGGGCAGGACCTGGTGACCACGCTCACCGTGGACGACCGTGGCCTGGTCACGGCGACGACCGACCCGCGCGGCAACGCCGCCGGGGCCGACCCGGCCGCCTACACCACCGACGTCACCTACGACAGCAGGGGCCAGAAGACGCAGGTACGACTGCCGTCGGTGCAGGTGGAGCGGGCGGGCGCCGCTCCGGCGACGCAGCGGCCCACGGCCAAGATCGGCTACAACACCTTCGGCGAGCCCACGCAGCAGGTTGACCCTGAGGGCCGGCTCGTCAGCTCGACCCTGGACCGGGTCGGGCGGGTCGTGGAGCAGAACCTCCCCACCTACACGCCTCCCGGCGGACAGCCGGTCTCGCCCAAGGCCACCACCGTCTACAACGCCGCCGGTGATGCGGTCAGCGTGACCGACCCACGCGGCCAGACCACGACCGCGGTCTACGACGGGCTCGGTCGCAAGGTGCAGGTCACCGCGCCCAGGACGGGCTCGGCCGCGGCCGGAGTGTGGAACTACGGCTATGACCTGCTGGGCGAGGCGCTGTGGACGACGGATCCGACCGGGGCGCGTGCGGAGTCCACGTACGATGATCTCGGCCGGCAGATCACCTTGACCACAATCGAGCGCAAGCCGTCGCAGGCGGTGTACGTGACGAAGATGGAGTATGACGACGCCGGTCGGGTGACCAAGACGACCCGGCCGACCGGCGACACCTCCATCCGCACGTACGACGCCACCGGCGCGCTGGCCGGGCAGACCGACGCGCTGGGCAACACCACGACCTTCGGCTACGACCTCGCCGGCCGCCCGACGACGACCACCAACGCGCTGGGCCTGACCAGCAAGGCCGGCTACGACCTGGCCGGCCGCAAGACCCGGATCCAGGAACTGGACGACGCCGGTGCGGTGCTGCGCACCCACACCATCGGCTACGACCTGGCGGGCAACGCCACCAGTCAGACCTCCGGTGAGGGGCACACCACCGAGCGGTTGTTCGACGCCGCGAACCGGCTGATCGAACAGCGCGAACCGATCTCGGCGACCGAGAAGATCACCACCACGTTCGGCTACGACGCCGCGGGTGCGCAGACCCGCTCGACCGACGGCCGCGGGAACGCCACCTACGCCACCTACAACAGCCTGGGCCTCCTCGAGTCGATGATCGAGCCGAGCACCGCCGCCCACCCCGACCCCGCAGACCGGACCTGGACCACCCTCTACGACGCCGGCGGTAACTCGGTGACCAGCCTCCTCCCCGGCGGAGTGCGCGTAGACCGGATCTTCGACGAGCTGAACCGCCTGGTGAAGCAGACCGGCACCGGCGCCGAGGCGAACACCGAGGACAAGACGTTCGGCTACGACGCGGCGGGCCGCCTGACCGCCGCCGGTGATCTCAACTTCACCCTCAACGACCGCGGCCTGCTACTCAAGACGGCAGGCGCGGGCGGCGACCTCAACGCCTACGCCTACGACGCCAACGGCCGTCTGGCCCAGCGCGTCGACGTGACCGGCACGTCCACCTTCACCTGGGACGGGGCCGACCGGCTGACCCAGTCGATCGACCCGGTCAGCAACACCGCCATAGACTACGGCTACGACAAGGCCAACCGGCTGACGTCCATGGCCTACGGGACCTCGGGCGCGCGGCGCAGCTACACCTACGACGCGCTGAACCGGCTGACCAAGGACCAGCTCACCACTGCCGCGGGTGGCGCGATCGCCTCCATCGAGTACGGCTACGACCTCAACGACAACCTCACCTCCAAGACCACCACCGGCACGGCCGGGGCCGGCACCAACACCTACGCCTACGACCAGTCCAACCGACTCATCTCCTGGACCGCCCCGGGCGGCACGAAGACCGCCTACGAGTGGGACGCCTCGGGCAACCGGGTCAAGGCCGGCGACAAGACCTTCACCTACGACGAACGCAACCGCCTGACCTCGGGCGACGGACACACCTACACGTACACCGCACGCGGCACCCTGCTGGAGGATTCGGCCGGGATCGTCCGGCGCACCAAGTTCGACGCCTTCGACCGGCTCATCAACGACGACGCCGTCACCTACGGCTACGACGCTCTCGATCGTATGGAGACCCGCACACAGAGCGGGCAGACCTTGTCCTTCGCCTACGAGGGGGTCAGCAACAACCTGGTGGCCGTCACCGACGCCAACGGCGCCAAGCGGGCCACCTTCGGCCGCGACGCGCTCGGCCGCACTCTCGGCATCAACGACGGCACCGGAGCCCAGCTGGCCTTCTCCGACCTACGCGGCGACCTGGTCGGGGCCTTCGCCGCCAACGCGACCGCTCTGGCTGATTCGGTGGCCTACGACCCCTTCGGCGAGGTCATCACGCGCACCGGCCCCGAGCACGCGCTCGGCTATCAGGGCGGCTACACCGACCCCACGACCCGCATGATCAACATGGCGGCCCGCTGGTACCAGCCGACCACCGGCAGCTTCGTCTCGCGCGACACCCTCACGCAGAACCCCGACCCGTCGGTCCAGCTCAACCGCTACGCCTACGCCAACAACAACCCCCTCACCAACGTCGACCTGGACGGGCACAAGAGCACGTCGAAGAAGAACCCGGTCGACACCTATGAGGAATGCAAGGGGCAGAAGAAGAAGAGCAAGACGTGCGGAGAGATCATCTCCGACCACAATCGGTGCGTCAAGGACTACGGAAAGTCGTACTGCAAGGAGTCCGAGAAGGAGTACACGACCTGCCGCAAGGAGAACGGCAAGAGCTACTGCAGCGCGACCAAGGACGTCTACGGGGACTGCCGCGCTGACGCGAAGTCCCACATGGGAGTGGTCTCGAAGGGCGGCAGCCTGGGGTCGTGCAGGGACGCGGCCTCGACGTACGCGGAGTGCCGGGCCGCGGTGATCGATCGGCCGACCTGTCTCGACGCGAAGGACAACTACATCGCCTGTCGCGCCGAAGGAAGCACGAGAAAAGTCTGCATCGAGGATGCCGGCAACTATCGAACCTGCCGGGCCGGCCATCCCAACTCCAAGGAGATGTGCGGCAACGCTTCGGACATGTATCGCGGCTGCCGTTACGGCAACAAGACCAGCCAGCCCGTCTGCGCCGCGGAGAGTGATTACTACGTCAAATGCCGGGATCAGGCGAAGGACGCCAATCACAACGGCTGCAAATCCTTCGCCGGCAGCTATTCCGACTGCATGTCCTCCAAGCAGTACGGCAACCATTCGGCGCAGTTCTGCAACACCGCGTACGACTCGCAGATGACGTGCATGAAGACGGACCGCGTCAAGGACTGCAACTGGGTCGACGACGTCTACCTGGAGTGCGCGAAGAAGATGAAGGGCGAGCAGCCCTGCACGCAAGGGGGCGGCTTCACCGGGAAGAAATGCAATGCGAAGGGCGGCGACTGCGTCTACTACCTGAGCAACTCCGCCGCGAACCTCCTCGCAGCCGGCCTCGGTTCGATCACCGGGTTCGCGGAGGCATTGTGCGGGGTAAGCGCCGCCACAATCATCGGCATACCGCTGGGAGTTGTCTGCGGGGCGGCGGCCGGAATCCTCGGCGTGGCGACAGCGGTGATCCTGAACAACAACAAGGGGAACGGGATCTGGTTCAAGTTCAAAACGGGCACGTACTATGATCAGCAGTCCGGAATGTTCATGCCGATGATCAAGGAACTGAATATTGGATCGCAGTAG
- a CDS encoding ISAs1 family transposase: MPSGRGGEGGLRARFRVICDKRAVYNTLHSLESILAVAAFGTATVGGDTVTAISHWADDAPQEILAGLGCRRDPFTGRHYPPSERTLRRVLAQTDGDELDRQTCSYLAGGHDVRDLSAPGHGERAGERDGGDGREIPAELRVGQGCEREGRRAAQRTRERPRPAGMLEAGAADGKTVRGAGHGQASAPQLLSLLHHRRGVVLGQRQIADKTNEVPELAPLLADALCGSDVAVITADALHTARESARQISEDFGCYYVLVLKENQPSLLAAAQARLAPGTDADHERAGTGHTEADRGHGRIESRTIRTALAIGLDFPHAAQLFRIVRHVADLDGHGTSKEVAYGITNAPPDVAGPAHLSTYVRQHWSVENSEHYVRDRTFHEDDCQARTGQLPHVLATLRNLVISTFRQRGHVNIAHARRHYTHVPQRLLTLFTL; the protein is encoded by the coding sequence GTGCCATCCGGTCGTGGTGGTGAGGGCGGGCTGAGGGCGCGATTCCGGGTTATCTGTGACAAACGGGCCGTCTACAACACGCTGCATTCCCTGGAGTCGATTTTGGCGGTGGCCGCGTTCGGTACGGCGACGGTGGGAGGGGACACGGTGACCGCGATCAGCCACTGGGCCGATGATGCCCCGCAGGAGATCTTGGCCGGGCTGGGGTGCAGGCGCGATCCGTTCACCGGTCGGCACTATCCGCCCAGCGAACGCACCCTGCGCCGGGTCCTGGCCCAGACCGACGGGGACGAGCTGGACCGGCAGACCTGCTCCTACCTGGCCGGCGGCCACGACGTCCGCGATCTGTCGGCACCGGGCCACGGGGAACGGGCCGGAGAGCGGGACGGGGGCGATGGCCGGGAAATTCCCGCCGAGCTCCGCGTCGGTCAGGGCTGTGAGCGTGAGGGGCGCCGGGCCGCTCAGCGGACGCGGGAGCGTCCTCGGCCTGCGGGGATGCTGGAGGCAGGCGCGGCTGACGGCAAGACCGTGCGCGGCGCGGGCCATGGGCAGGCGAGCGCACCGCAACTGCTGTCGTTGCTGCATCACCGCCGTGGCGTGGTGCTGGGTCAGCGGCAGATCGCCGACAAAACCAACGAGGTGCCCGAGCTCGCGCCCCTGCTGGCCGACGCCTTGTGCGGCAGCGACGTGGCCGTTATCACCGCGGATGCGTTGCACACCGCCCGCGAAAGCGCCCGGCAGATCAGCGAGGACTTCGGCTGCTACTACGTGCTTGTCCTCAAGGAGAACCAGCCCAGTCTCCTGGCCGCGGCCCAGGCCCGGCTCGCCCCTGGAACGGATGCAGACCACGAGCGGGCCGGCACCGGGCACACCGAGGCCGACCGAGGCCACGGCCGCATCGAAAGCCGCACCATCCGCACCGCGCTCGCCATCGGTCTGGACTTCCCGCACGCCGCACAGCTCTTCCGGATCGTGCGACACGTCGCCGACCTGGACGGCCACGGCACCAGCAAAGAGGTGGCCTACGGGATCACCAACGCGCCCCCGGACGTGGCCGGTCCCGCGCATCTGAGCACCTACGTTCGCCAGCACTGGAGCGTGGAAAATTCCGAGCACTACGTCCGAGATCGCACCTTCCACGAGGACGACTGCCAGGCCAGAACCGGACAGCTGCCTCACGTCCTGGCCACCCTACGCAACCTGGTCATCAGTACGTTTCGTCAACGCGGTCATGTCAACATCGCGCACGCCCGCAGGCATTACACCCACGTCCCACAACGACTCCTCACGCTGTTCACCCTGTGA